One Edaphobacter flagellatus genomic region harbors:
- the rmuC gene encoding DNA recombination protein RmuC — MFNILLACQILTLIAVVVLLLRRPQAPMQDPRLAQIPDQLTRLDSRNQALDDNIRNAFGQMRQEIAAEAQRSREASDASFASLRTEVTRNIAELSQLLQTGLTGFRSDNKTSDDMLRKAVLDQMQALSQRVTSFTSETNAQHTNLREALNGKLNELMTSNTVLQNQLREAVEQRLNKLNEDNSSELEKMRQTVDEKLNSTLQERLTQSFGQVTDQLNKVHTGLGEMTKLSDGVNDLSRIFSNVKSRGGFAEVQLGMLLEQMLAPNQFIRNARVKDGSLEVVEFAVRFPGHSGETLLPIDAKFPREDWERLESAYETGNADQIAAAGRAFEQAIRTEGDRISSKYINPPKTTPHAIMFLPTEGLYAEVMRRDALQAEVQSKCRVTIAGPSTLSAILTSFQMGFQMLAIQEKGDEVWNVLEGAKREFGKFEGLMDKMDKHVGTVQNTIRDLGQRTRAINRTLREVGETSKSLPGAQMIDFDQAAGITTFLAASGEDD; from the coding sequence ATGTTCAACATCCTGCTTGCGTGCCAGATCCTCACCCTTATCGCCGTCGTCGTCCTGCTGCTGCGCAGGCCACAGGCTCCTATGCAGGACCCGCGTCTGGCACAGATTCCCGATCAGCTCACGCGGCTCGACTCCCGCAATCAGGCGCTTGACGACAACATCCGCAACGCGTTCGGCCAGATGCGGCAGGAGATCGCCGCCGAGGCACAGCGCTCACGCGAGGCCAGCGATGCGTCCTTCGCCTCCCTGCGTACCGAGGTGACACGCAATATCGCTGAGCTGAGCCAGCTTCTGCAGACCGGCCTCACCGGCTTCCGGTCCGACAACAAGACCTCTGACGATATGCTGCGCAAGGCCGTGCTCGACCAGATGCAAGCGCTCTCGCAGCGCGTCACCTCGTTCACCTCCGAGACGAACGCACAGCACACCAATCTGCGTGAAGCCCTAAACGGCAAGCTCAACGAGCTAATGACCAGCAACACGGTGCTGCAGAACCAGCTTCGCGAAGCCGTCGAGCAGCGACTCAATAAGCTCAATGAAGACAACTCCAGCGAGCTTGAAAAAATGCGCCAGACGGTCGACGAGAAGCTGAACTCGACGCTGCAGGAGCGCCTGACGCAGAGCTTCGGCCAGGTCACCGATCAGCTCAACAAGGTGCATACCGGCCTCGGCGAGATGACCAAGCTCTCCGATGGCGTCAACGATCTCAGCCGCATCTTCAGCAATGTGAAATCACGCGGTGGCTTTGCCGAAGTGCAGCTCGGCATGCTGCTCGAGCAGATGCTCGCACCCAACCAGTTCATCCGCAACGCACGCGTCAAAGACGGCTCGCTTGAAGTAGTAGAGTTCGCCGTGCGCTTCCCCGGCCACTCCGGCGAGACGCTGCTGCCGATCGACGCCAAATTCCCGCGCGAAGACTGGGAGCGGCTCGAGAGCGCCTACGAGACCGGCAACGCCGATCAGATCGCCGCCGCCGGCCGCGCCTTCGAGCAGGCCATCCGCACCGAAGGCGACCGTATCTCGTCGAAGTACATCAACCCGCCCAAAACGACACCGCACGCCATCATGTTTTTGCCCACCGAGGGCCTCTATGCCGAGGTGATGCGCCGCGATGCGCTACAGGCCGAGGTGCAGTCGAAGTGCCGCGTCACTATCGCCGGGCCCAGCACGCTCTCCGCTATCCTCACCAGCTTCCAGATGGGTTTCCAGATGCTCGCTATTCAGGAGAAGGGCGACGAAGTCTGGAATGTTCTCGAAGGCGCCAAGAGAGAGTTTGGCAAATTCGAGGGACTGATGGACAAGATGGATAAACATGTCGGAACAGTCCAGAACACCATTCGCGACCTCGGCCAACGCACGCGCGCCATCAACCGGACACTCCGCGAGGTCGGCGAAACCAGTAAATCTCTGCCCGGCGCGCAGATGATCGACTTCGACCAGGCAGCCGGAATTACCACCTTCCTCGCTGCCTCGGGCGAGGACGATTGA
- a CDS encoding acyl carrier protein: MAAVDEKVKQIIVEQLQVDEAEVTPGASFQEDLGADSLDVVELVMQFEEAFDIQIPDEDAEKIKTVKDAIDYIEKNQKAAK, from the coding sequence ATGGCAGCAGTTGATGAAAAGGTAAAGCAGATTATCGTCGAGCAGCTTCAGGTGGATGAGGCCGAAGTCACCCCCGGCGCAAGCTTCCAGGAGGACCTCGGTGCTGACTCCCTCGACGTGGTCGAGCTTGTCATGCAGTTCGAAGAGGCCTTTGACATCCAGATCCCTGACGAGGACGCCGAGAAGATCAAGACCGTCAAGGATGCTATCGACTACATCGAGAAAAACCAGAAAGCGGCAAAGTAA
- the fabF gene encoding beta-ketoacyl-ACP synthase II, with protein MLERRVVVTGLGLICGVGNTASEVWDGLMAGKSGMAEITAFDLTGHPVRFAAEVKNFDPLQFVEKKESRKMGRFIHFALAASDEAMKHSGLQVTPEVADRFGVHIGSGIGGFDVIEREHTALINGGPRKISPFFIPASIVNLAAGHVSIRYNAKGPNEATATACTSSAHSIGDAFRIIQRGDADAMIAGGTEAAITPMGVGGFAAMKALSTRNDDPTHACRPFDKDRDGFVVGEGAGILIMEELEFAKARGAKILAEVIGYGMSADAFHMTGMAPEGEGCFRAMNAALKSANISPDKIDYVNAHATSTPLGDALESQAIENVFGERAKNGTLLVSSTKSMTGHLLGGAGGLEAGITILAMQNQIAPPTMNIVELDPQCRLNYVPNKPLPAKIDYALSNSFGFGGTNGSLVFKRWTE; from the coding sequence ATGCTTGAGCGTCGCGTCGTTGTAACCGGCCTCGGACTCATCTGCGGGGTCGGTAATACTGCGTCTGAAGTCTGGGATGGTCTCATGGCCGGCAAGAGCGGCATGGCCGAGATCACCGCCTTCGACCTTACCGGCCACCCGGTTCGGTTTGCAGCCGAGGTGAAGAACTTCGATCCGCTCCAGTTTGTCGAAAAGAAAGAGTCCCGCAAGATGGGACGTTTCATCCATTTCGCTCTGGCAGCTTCAGACGAAGCCATGAAGCACTCCGGCCTTCAGGTCACTCCTGAGGTTGCCGACCGCTTCGGCGTCCACATCGGCTCCGGTATCGGAGGATTCGACGTCATCGAGCGCGAGCACACGGCACTGATCAACGGCGGCCCGCGCAAGATCTCGCCGTTCTTCATCCCGGCCTCCATCGTGAACCTGGCAGCCGGGCACGTCTCGATCCGCTACAACGCCAAGGGACCGAACGAGGCGACGGCCACGGCCTGCACCTCGAGCGCGCACTCCATCGGCGATGCCTTTCGCATCATCCAGCGCGGCGATGCCGACGCCATGATCGCCGGAGGCACCGAAGCCGCCATCACGCCCATGGGCGTCGGCGGATTCGCCGCCATGAAGGCGCTCTCCACGCGCAATGACGACCCCACGCACGCCTGCCGGCCCTTCGATAAGGACCGCGACGGCTTCGTGGTCGGCGAAGGCGCGGGCATCCTCATCATGGAAGAACTCGAGTTCGCCAAGGCACGCGGCGCGAAGATTCTCGCCGAGGTCATCGGCTACGGCATGTCCGCCGATGCCTTCCACATGACCGGCATGGCTCCCGAGGGCGAGGGTTGCTTCCGCGCCATGAACGCCGCCCTTAAATCGGCGAACATCTCGCCGGACAAGATCGACTACGTCAACGCGCACGCCACCTCGACGCCACTCGGCGACGCGCTGGAGTCGCAGGCCATCGAGAATGTCTTTGGCGAACGCGCTAAAAACGGCACCCTGCTCGTCAGTTCCACCAAGTCCATGACCGGCCATCTTCTTGGCGGTGCAGGCGGACTCGAAGCAGGCATCACCATCCTCGCCATGCAGAACCAGATCGCGCCGCCGACGATGAATATCGTCGAGCTCGATCCGCAGTGCCGCCTGAACTACGTGCCCAACAAACCGCTGCCGGCAAAGATCGACTACGCCCTCTCGAACTCCTTCGGCTTCGGAGGAACGAACGGCTCGCTGGTCTTCAAGCGCTGGACAGAATAA